The Paracoccus liaowanqingii genome window below encodes:
- the rpoC gene encoding DNA-directed RNA polymerase subunit beta': MNQELATNHLNPLATPRQFSEIKISLASPEEILAWSFGEVKKPETINYRTFKPERDGLFCARIFGPIKDYECLCGKYKRMKYRGLVCEKCGVEVTLQKVRRERMGHIELAAPVAHIWFLKSLPSRIGLMLDMTLRDLERILYFENYVVIEPGLTDLTYGQLLSEEEFLDAQDNYGADAFQADIGAEAIRAMLANIDLAGTADQLREDLKAATGELKPKKIIKRLKIVESFLESGNRPEWMVLTVIPVIPPELRPLVPLDGGRFATSDLNDLYRRVINRNNRLKRLIELRAPDIIVRNEKRMLQESVDALFDNGRRGRVITGNNRRPLKSLSDMLKGKQGRFRQNLLGKRVDFSGRSVIVTGPELKLHQCGLPKKMALELFKPFIYSRLEAKGLSSTVKQAKKLVEKERPEVWDILDEVIREHPVLLNRAPTLHRLGIQAFEPILIEGKAIQLHPLVCSAFNADFDGDQMAVHVPLSLEAQLEARVLMMSTNNVLSPANGAPIIVPSQDMVLGIYYVTMMREGMKGEGMIFSNVDEVEHALAAGEVHLHAKIQARIKQIDENGNEVLKRYETTPGRIRVGAILPLNAKAPFELVNQLLRKKDVQVVIDTVYRYCGQKESVIFCDQIMTLGFREAFKAGISFGKDDMVVPESKWPIVGEVQDQVKEFEQQYLDGLITQGEKYNKVVDAWSKCNDRVTEAMMATISSKKFDENGAEKEPNSVYMMAHSGARGSVNQMKQLGGMRGLMAKPSGEIIETPIISNFKEGLTVLEYFNSTHGARKGLSDTALKTANSGYLTRRLVDVAQDCIIREHDCGTERAITASAAVNDGEVISPLSERVLGRTVAEDVLVPGEDEIIIRANEVIDERKADAIEAAGVQQVRIRSALTCESEDGICALCYGRDLARGTLVNIGEAVGIIAAQSIGEPGTQLTMRTFHIGGIAQGGQQSFQAASHEGIVQFRNENLLGNTAGDNVVMSRNMQLLVVDEHGQERASHKLFYGSKLFVKNGDKVIRGAKLFEWDPYTLPIIAEKGGTAKFVDLLSGISVRDETDDATGMTQKIVTDWRSAPKGNELKPEIIIMDASGEPVRNDQGNPVSYPMSVDAILSIEEGQEIQPGDVVARIPREGARTKDITGGLPRVAELFEARRPKDHAIIAEIDGYVRFGKDYKNKRRISIEAAEEGAPPVEYMVPKGKHIPVQEGDFVQKGDYIMDGNPAPHDILRIMGIEALADYLIDEVQDVYRLQGVKINDKHIEVIVRQMLQKIEILDSGETTLLKGEHVERDEFDEENAKIEARGGRPATGEPVLLGITKASLQTRSFISAASFQETTRVLTEAAVQGKRDKLVGLKENVIVGRLIPAGTGGATSRVRRIATERDAEVIEARRAEAEAAAALAAPEPTMGTTAPETMTESATADLPETNGEE; the protein is encoded by the coding sequence ATGAACCAGGAACTCGCCACCAATCACCTGAACCCGCTGGCCACGCCGCGGCAGTTCAGCGAGATCAAGATCTCGCTGGCTTCGCCCGAGGAGATCCTCGCCTGGTCCTTCGGCGAGGTGAAGAAGCCCGAGACGATCAACTACCGCACGTTCAAGCCGGAACGTGATGGCCTGTTCTGCGCGCGCATCTTCGGTCCGATCAAGGACTACGAATGCCTGTGCGGCAAGTACAAGCGCATGAAGTATCGCGGCCTCGTCTGCGAGAAATGCGGTGTGGAAGTGACCCTGCAGAAGGTCCGCCGCGAGCGGATGGGCCATATCGAGCTGGCCGCCCCGGTCGCCCATATCTGGTTCCTCAAGTCGCTGCCCTCGCGCATCGGCCTGATGCTGGACATGACGCTGCGCGATCTGGAACGGATCCTGTACTTCGAGAACTATGTCGTCATCGAGCCGGGCCTGACCGACCTGACCTATGGCCAGCTGCTGAGCGAAGAGGAATTCCTCGACGCGCAGGACAACTATGGCGCCGACGCCTTCCAGGCAGATATCGGCGCCGAGGCGATCCGCGCCATGCTGGCCAATATCGACCTGGCCGGCACCGCCGACCAGCTGCGCGAGGATCTGAAGGCCGCCACCGGCGAGCTGAAGCCCAAGAAGATCATCAAGCGCCTGAAGATCGTCGAGAGCTTCCTGGAATCGGGCAACCGCCCCGAATGGATGGTCCTGACCGTGATCCCGGTCATTCCGCCGGAACTGCGCCCGCTGGTCCCCTTGGACGGCGGCCGCTTCGCCACGTCCGACCTGAACGACCTCTATCGTCGCGTCATCAACCGCAACAACCGCCTCAAGCGGCTGATCGAGCTGCGCGCGCCCGACATCATTGTGCGCAACGAAAAGCGGATGCTGCAGGAATCGGTCGATGCGCTGTTCGACAACGGCCGTCGCGGCCGCGTCATCACGGGCAACAACCGTCGCCCGTTGAAGTCGCTGTCGGACATGCTGAAGGGCAAGCAGGGCCGCTTCCGCCAGAACCTTCTGGGCAAGCGCGTCGACTTCTCGGGTCGTTCGGTCATCGTGACCGGCCCGGAGCTGAAGCTGCACCAGTGCGGTCTGCCCAAGAAGATGGCGCTCGAGCTGTTCAAGCCGTTCATCTATTCGCGTCTTGAAGCCAAGGGTCTGTCCTCGACAGTCAAGCAGGCCAAGAAGCTGGTCGAAAAGGAACGCCCCGAGGTCTGGGACATCCTGGACGAGGTCATCCGTGAGCACCCGGTTCTGCTGAACCGTGCGCCCACGCTGCACCGTCTCGGCATCCAGGCGTTCGAGCCGATCCTGATCGAGGGCAAGGCGATCCAGCTGCACCCGCTGGTCTGCTCGGCCTTCAACGCCGACTTCGACGGCGACCAGATGGCCGTGCACGTCCCGCTGAGCCTCGAGGCCCAGCTGGAAGCGCGCGTCCTGATGATGTCGACGAACAACGTGCTGTCGCCCGCCAACGGCGCGCCGATCATCGTGCCGTCCCAGGACATGGTCCTGGGCATCTACTATGTCACGATGATGCGCGAAGGCATGAAGGGCGAGGGGATGATCTTCTCCAACGTGGACGAGGTCGAACACGCCCTTGCCGCCGGAGAGGTGCATCTGCACGCAAAGATCCAGGCCCGCATCAAGCAGATCGACGAGAACGGCAACGAGGTCCTCAAGCGCTACGAGACCACGCCGGGCCGCATCCGCGTGGGTGCGATCCTGCCGCTGAACGCCAAGGCGCCCTTCGAGCTGGTCAACCAGCTGCTTCGGAAGAAGGACGTTCAGGTCGTCATCGACACCGTCTACCGCTACTGCGGCCAGAAGGAATCGGTGATCTTCTGCGACCAGATCATGACCTTGGGCTTCCGCGAGGCGTTCAAGGCCGGCATCAGCTTCGGCAAGGACGACATGGTCGTTCCCGAAAGCAAGTGGCCGATCGTGGGCGAGGTCCAGGATCAGGTGAAGGAGTTCGAACAGCAGTATCTGGACGGCCTCATCACCCAGGGCGAGAAGTACAACAAGGTCGTAGACGCGTGGTCGAAGTGCAACGACCGCGTGACCGAGGCCATGATGGCCACGATCTCGTCCAAGAAGTTCGACGAGAACGGCGCCGAGAAGGAGCCGAACTCGGTCTACATGATGGCCCACTCGGGTGCCCGGGGCTCGGTCAACCAGATGAAGCAGCTCGGCGGCATGCGCGGCCTGATGGCCAAGCCCTCGGGCGAGATCATCGAGACGCCGATCATCTCGAACTTCAAGGAAGGTCTGACCGTCCTTGAGTACTTCAACTCGACCCACGGCGCCCGGAAGGGTCTGTCGGACACCGCGTTGAAGACGGCGAACTCGGGCTATCTGACGCGGCGTCTGGTGGACGTGGCGCAGGACTGCATCATCCGCGAGCATGATTGCGGCACCGAACGCGCGATCACGGCCTCTGCCGCCGTGAACGACGGCGAAGTCATCTCGCCGCTGTCCGAGCGGGTTCTGGGCCGGACCGTGGCCGAGGACGTGCTGGTGCCGGGCGAGGACGAGATCATCATCCGTGCCAACGAGGTGATCGACGAACGCAAGGCCGACGCCATCGAGGCGGCCGGCGTGCAGCAGGTGCGGATCCGCTCGGCCCTGACCTGCGAATCCGAGGACGGGATCTGCGCGCTGTGCTATGGCCGCGATCTGGCGCGCGGCACGCTGGTTAACATCGGCGAGGCGGTGGGCATCATCGCCGCGCAGTCGATCGGCGAACCCGGCACGCAGCTGACGATGCGGACCTTCCACATCGGCGGGATCGCGCAGGGCGGCCAGCAGTCGTTCCAGGCGGCATCGCACGAGGGGATCGTGCAGTTCCGCAACGAGAACCTGCTGGGCAACACCGCGGGCGACAACGTGGTCATGTCGCGCAACATGCAGCTGCTGGTCGTCGACGAGCACGGGCAGGAACGCGCCAGCCACAAGCTGTTCTACGGCTCCAAGCTGTTCGTGAAGAACGGCGACAAGGTCATCCGTGGCGCCAAGCTGTTCGAATGGGATCCCTATACCCTGCCGATCATCGCGGAAAAGGGCGGCACGGCCAAGTTCGTCGACCTTCTGTCGGGGATCTCGGTCCGCGACGAGACGGACGACGCGACCGGCATGACGCAGAAGATCGTGACCGACTGGCGTTCGGCGCCGAAAGGCAACGAACTGAAGCCCGAGATCATCATCATGGACGCCAGCGGCGAGCCGGTGCGCAACGACCAGGGCAACCCGGTCAGCTATCCGATGTCGGTGGATGCCATCCTGTCGATCGAGGAAGGCCAGGAGATCCAGCCGGGCGACGTGGTGGCACGTATCCCGCGCGAGGGCGCCCGGACCAAGGACATCACCGGGGGTCTTCCCCGCGTGGCGGAACTGTTCGAGGCCCGTCGCCCCAAGGATCACGCGATCATCGCGGAAATCGACGGCTATGTGCGGTTCGGCAAGGACTACAAGAACAAGCGCCGCATCAGCATCGAGGCCGCCGAAGAGGGCGCTCCGCCGGTCGAGTACATGGTGCCGAAAGGCAAGCACATCCCGGTGCAGGAAGGCGACTTCGTGCAGAAGGGCGACTACATCATGGACGGCAACCCGGCGCCGCATGACATCCTGCGCATCATGGGGATCGAGGCCTTGGCCGACTATCTCATCGACGAGGTGCAGGACGTCTATCGACTGCAGGGCGTGAAGATCAACGACAAGCACATCGAGGTGATCGTCCGCCAGATGCTGCAGAAGATCGAGATCCTCGACAGCGGCGAGACCACGCTGCTGAAGGGCGAGCACGTCGAGCGCGACGAGTTCGACGAGGAGAACGCCAAGATCGAGGCACGCGGCGGACGTCCCGCCACGGGCGAGCCGGTCCTGCTGGGCATCACCAAGGCGTCGCTGCAGACCCGCAGCTTCATCTCGGCGGCGTCCTTCCAGGAGACGACCCGGGTGCTGACCGAGGCGGCCGTGCAGGGCAAGCGCGACAAGCTTGTGGGCCTCAAGGAGAACGTCATCGTGGGCCGCCTGATCCCGGCGGGCACCGGTGGCGCGACCTCCAGGGTCCGTCGCATCGCCACCGAGCGCGACGCCGAGGTGATCGAGGCGCGCCGCGCCGAGGCCGAGGCGGCTGCCGCCCTGGCAGCCCCCGAGCCCACCATGGGCACGACGGCGCCCGAGACGATGACCGAGAGCGCCACCGCCGATCTGCCCGAGACCAACGGCGAGGAGTGA
- a CDS encoding glycosyltransferase — translation MMRIQVLGLCRFSLLVQGDFQTTGEDLDDNRAILYDPARLERRMRWFETLCVPPLMAQTDPDFTLIVATGEDLPEPWAGRLQAVAEVVPQIRIECLPPGRHAPLCREALARHVDSTADVVAQFRMDDDDAVAIDYVAHIRADHRLAARMTHKHHPVVVNYTSGIVARLEDGDLTLHAEMAQNWGLAQTFYFPGGEVRSLMNYRHDKVWAKVPTLTLPGPVMWIRGHHDVNDSRGHLIGKNRVAADPDELPRLLERRFNLDLEDLRAALTLPLHQPLPGDGPAIPPA, via the coding sequence ATGATGCGCATCCAAGTCCTGGGCCTGTGTCGATTTTCGCTGCTGGTGCAGGGCGATTTCCAGACCACCGGCGAGGATCTGGACGACAACCGCGCCATCCTCTACGACCCCGCCCGGCTGGAACGCCGGATGCGCTGGTTCGAGACGCTCTGCGTGCCGCCGCTGATGGCGCAGACGGACCCCGACTTCACCCTGATCGTCGCCACCGGCGAGGACCTGCCCGAGCCCTGGGCCGGGCGCTTGCAGGCCGTGGCCGAGGTCGTCCCGCAGATCCGCATCGAATGCCTGCCCCCCGGCCGCCACGCGCCCCTGTGCCGCGAGGCCTTGGCCCGACATGTCGATTCGACAGCCGACGTGGTGGCGCAGTTCCGCATGGATGACGACGATGCGGTGGCCATCGACTATGTTGCCCATATCCGGGCCGATCACCGGCTGGCCGCCCGGATGACCCATAAGCACCATCCCGTCGTGGTGAACTATACCAGCGGGATCGTGGCGCGGCTGGAGGATGGCGACCTTACGCTGCATGCCGAGATGGCGCAGAACTGGGGCCTGGCGCAGACCTTCTATTTCCCGGGCGGCGAGGTGCGGTCGCTGATGAACTATCGCCACGACAAGGTCTGGGCCAAGGTGCCGACGCTCACGCTGCCCGGCCCGGTCATGTGGATCCGCGGCCATCACGACGTGAACGACAGCCGCGGCCACCTGATCGGCAAGAACCGCGTCGCCGCCGACCCCGACGAACTGCCCCGCCTGCTGGAACGCCGCTTCAACCTGGATCTGGAAGATCTGCGCGCCGCCCTGACCCTGCCGCTGCACCAGCCTCTGCCGGGCGACGGCCCCGCCATCCCGCCCGCCTGA
- a CDS encoding DMT family transporter: MVAPLISPLRRTRPASLRPEPLQPGDNLRGAGLMTLSMMGFGCNDAIVKFVTQEMPLYQAITLRGSFVMLALVLLAQRSGGLRLRIAPDARWPMVLRLIGEVGSTLLFLNALQRMAIGDLTAVMQSLPLVVMLGAALFFGESLGWRRIVAVMVGMVGVLVILRPGSGTFGIWSLAALGAMAMVALRDLSTRRFSRDITSATIAFYAAVMVMLTGLVLSLGQGWILPTVSQILLLVLSSLFLTVGYISAVSAMRIGEISAVAPFRYTSLLWAIVLGMLIFGDWPDLWTWVGSGLVVGAGIYTIWREAQLGRRR, encoded by the coding sequence ATGGTAGCGCCCCTGATCTCTCCCCTGCGCCGGACCCGGCCCGCCTCGCTCCGGCCCGAACCGCTGCAGCCGGGTGACAACCTGCGCGGGGCGGGGCTGATGACCCTGTCGATGATGGGCTTCGGCTGCAACGATGCCATCGTCAAGTTCGTGACGCAGGAGATGCCGCTTTATCAGGCGATCACCCTGCGCGGCAGCTTCGTGATGCTGGCGCTGGTGCTGCTGGCGCAACGCAGCGGCGGGCTGCGCCTGCGCATCGCGCCCGATGCGCGCTGGCCCATGGTTTTGCGCCTGATCGGCGAGGTCGGATCGACCCTGCTGTTCCTCAACGCCCTGCAGCGGATGGCCATCGGCGATCTGACGGCGGTGATGCAGTCGCTGCCGCTGGTGGTGATGCTGGGCGCGGCGCTGTTCTTCGGCGAAAGCCTGGGCTGGCGGCGGATCGTCGCGGTGATGGTGGGGATGGTGGGCGTGCTGGTGATCCTGCGCCCTGGCAGCGGCACCTTCGGCATCTGGTCGCTGGCGGCCCTAGGGGCGATGGCGATGGTGGCGCTGCGCGATCTGTCCACGCGCCGCTTTTCGCGCGACATCACCTCGGCGACCATCGCCTTCTATGCCGCCGTGATGGTCATGCTGACAGGCCTCGTCCTGAGCCTGGGGCAGGGCTGGATCCTGCCCACGGTGTCGCAGATCCTGCTTTTGGTGCTGAGCAGCCTGTTTTTGACCGTGGGCTATATCTCGGCCGTGTCCGCCATGCGGATCGGAGAGATCTCGGCTGTGGCGCCCTTCCGCTATACCTCGCTTCTCTGGGCGATCGTGCTGGGGATGCTGATCTTCGGCGACTGGCCGGACCTGTGGACCTGGGTGGGGTCCGGGCTGGTCGTGGGCGCGGGGATCTACACGATCTGGCGCGAGGCGCAGCTGGGGCGGCGCCGGTGA
- a CDS encoding glycosyltransferase, giving the protein MRVQMLGLCRFSYLGLRGYQVEHDSIAARRAYLYDPDRLERRWLWFTTVALPGWLAQTDPDFTLVIMTGPDLPEPWLGRLHELCGRVPQLQLSLVEPMDFHLQACRAAVAPHLDPQAEAIGHFRHDDDDAVALDYVEATRRDFASVQPLFRAEGRLSLDYGRGLMIEARDGQLKITPRICHNMGVALTVFLTPDIPDTALHYNHTQLARWMPGVQISRPLMFIRSIHGDSDSGDMGPGLPWEPQEGAMNRLLRQRFGLRRGVLADLARQLHEGSAGGGAGGAG; this is encoded by the coding sequence ATGCGGGTGCAGATGCTGGGCCTGTGCCGGTTTTCCTATCTGGGCCTGCGGGGCTATCAGGTCGAACATGACAGCATCGCGGCGCGGCGGGCCTATCTGTACGATCCCGACCGGCTGGAGCGGCGCTGGCTGTGGTTCACGACCGTCGCCCTGCCGGGCTGGCTGGCGCAGACCGATCCCGACTTCACGCTGGTGATCATGACCGGGCCGGATCTGCCGGAACCGTGGCTGGGCCGCCTGCACGAGCTGTGCGGCCGGGTGCCGCAGCTGCAGCTGTCGCTGGTCGAGCCGATGGATTTCCACCTGCAGGCCTGCCGTGCCGCCGTGGCGCCCCATCTCGATCCGCAGGCCGAGGCGATCGGCCATTTCCGGCATGACGACGACGATGCCGTGGCGCTGGATTACGTGGAGGCGACGCGGCGCGATTTCGCCAGCGTGCAGCCGCTGTTCCGGGCCGAGGGACGGCTGTCGCTGGATTACGGGCGCGGGCTGATGATCGAGGCGCGCGACGGCCAGCTGAAGATCACCCCGCGCATCTGCCACAACATGGGCGTGGCGCTGACCGTCTTCCTGACGCCCGATATCCCCGACACCGCCTTGCACTACAACCACACGCAGCTGGCGCGCTGGATGCCCGGCGTGCAGATCTCGCGCCCGCTGATGTTCATCCGCTCGATCCACGGCGACAGCGACTCGGGCGACATGGGACCGGGCCTGCCGTGGGAGCCGCAGGAGGGCGCGATGAACCGCCTGCTGCGGCAGCGCTTCGGCCTGCGCCGCGGCGTGCTGGCCGATCTGGCACGGCAGCTGCACGAGGGATCCGCGGGGGGCGGGGCAGGGGGCGCCGGTTGA
- the rpsL gene encoding 30S ribosomal protein S12, translating into MPTIQQLIRKPRQPRVQRSKSMHLQGCPQKRGVCTRVYTTTPKKPNSAMRKVAKVRLTNGFEVISYIPGEKHNLQEHSVVLIRGGRVKDLPGVRYHILRGVLDTQGVKDRRQRRSKYGAKRPK; encoded by the coding sequence ATGCCGACGATCCAACAGCTGATCCGCAAGCCGCGGCAGCCGAGAGTGCAGCGGTCTAAATCCATGCACCTTCAGGGCTGCCCGCAGAAACGCGGTGTCTGCACGCGCGTCTACACCACGACGCCGAAGAAACCGAACTCCGCCATGCGGAAGGTCGCCAAGGTGCGCCTGACGAATGGCTTCGAGGTCATCTCCTATATTCCGGGCGAAAAGCACAACCTGCAGGAACACAGCGTCGTGCTGATCCGCGGCGGCCGCGTGAAAGACCTTCCGGGTGTCCGTTACCACATCCTGCGTGGTGTGCTGGATACCCAGGGCGTCAAGGATCGTCGCCAGCGTCGTTCGAAATACGGCGCCAAGCGTCCGAAATAA
- the rpsG gene encoding 30S ribosomal protein S7, translating to MSRRHAAEKREVLPDAKYGDRVLTKFMNNLMVDGKKSIAERIVYNALERVETRLKREPIEVFHEALENVKPSVEVRSRRVGGATYQVPVEVRPIRREALAIRWLITAAAKRNENTMEERLAGELSDAVNGRGTAVKKREDTHKMADANKAFSHYRW from the coding sequence ATGTCCCGTCGTCACGCCGCTGAAAAGCGCGAAGTCCTGCCCGACGCCAAATATGGCGATCGCGTGCTGACCAAATTCATGAACAACCTGATGGTTGACGGCAAGAAGTCGATCGCCGAGCGGATCGTCTACAACGCGCTGGAGCGCGTCGAGACCCGTCTCAAGCGCGAGCCGATCGAAGTCTTCCACGAGGCGCTGGAAAACGTGAAGCCGTCCGTCGAGGTGCGTTCGCGCCGCGTCGGTGGTGCCACCTACCAGGTCCCCGTCGAAGTCCGCCCGATCCGTCGCGAGGCGCTGGCCATCCGCTGGCTGATCACGGCCGCCGCCAAGCGCAACGAGAACACGATGGAAGAGCGCCTTGCGGGCGAGCTGTCCGATGCCGTCAACGGCCGCGGAACCGCCGTCAAGAAGCGCGAAGACACGCACAAGATGGCTGACGCCAACAAGGCGTTCAGCCACTACCGCTGGTAA
- the fusA gene encoding elongation factor G — protein sequence MAREYQLPRYRNFGIMAHIDAGKTTTTERILYYTGKSHKIGEVHDGAATMDWMEQEQERGITITSAATTTFWQRQEDPTTEGTSDTKYRFNIIDTPGHVDFTIEVERSLAVLDGAICLLDANAGVEPQTETVWRQADRYKVPRIVFVNKMDKIGADFFNCVKMIKDRTGGTPCPIALPIGAEDKLEGIIDLIKMEEWVWEGEDLGASWFRRPIRDELKDLADEWRKNLLELVVEQDDAAMEAYLDGTEPDDATLRMLIRKGTLSLSFFPVTAGSAFKNKGVQPLLNAVIDFLPNPLDVPAYMGFTPGDETETRDIERRADDSMPFSGLAFKIMNDPFVGSLTFTRIYSGTMKKGDQLLNATKGKRERVGRMMMMHSINREEIEEAFAGDIIALAGLKDTTTGDTLCDPAKPVVLETMTFPEPVIEIAVEPKSKADQEKMGLALQRLSAEDPSFRVETDLESGQTIMKGMGELHLDILVDRMKREFKVEANIGAPQVAYRETISQQADIDYTHKKQTGGTGQFARIKLTITPTEPGEGYSFESKIVGGAVPKEYIPGVEKGIKSVMDSGPLAGFPVIDFKVALTDGAFHDVDSSVLAFEIAARAAMREGLRKAGAKLLEPIMKVEVVTPEEYTGSIIGDLTSRRGMVRGQDSRGNANVIDCFVPLANMFGYINNLRSMSSGRAVFSMQFDHYEAVPQNISDEIQKKYA from the coding sequence ATGGCACGCGAATATCAGCTTCCGCGTTATCGCAACTTCGGCATCATGGCCCACATCGATGCCGGCAAGACGACGACGACCGAACGCATCCTGTACTACACCGGCAAGTCGCACAAAATCGGCGAAGTGCATGACGGCGCCGCGACCATGGACTGGATGGAGCAAGAGCAGGAGCGCGGCATCACGATCACGTCTGCCGCGACCACCACGTTCTGGCAGCGTCAGGAAGACCCCACCACCGAGGGGACTTCGGACACGAAATACCGCTTCAACATCATCGACACCCCCGGCCACGTGGACTTCACCATCGAAGTCGAGCGTTCGCTGGCGGTGCTGGACGGCGCGATCTGCCTGCTGGACGCCAATGCCGGCGTCGAGCCGCAGACCGAGACCGTCTGGCGTCAGGCCGACCGCTACAAGGTTCCGCGGATCGTGTTCGTCAACAAGATGGACAAGATCGGCGCGGACTTCTTCAACTGCGTGAAGATGATCAAGGACCGCACCGGCGGAACCCCGTGCCCGATTGCCCTGCCGATCGGTGCCGAGGACAAGCTGGAAGGCATCATCGACCTGATCAAGATGGAGGAATGGGTGTGGGAAGGTGAAGACCTTGGCGCATCCTGGTTCCGCCGTCCGATCCGCGACGAGCTGAAGGATCTGGCCGACGAGTGGCGCAAGAACCTGCTGGAACTGGTCGTCGAGCAGGACGATGCGGCGATGGAGGCCTATCTGGACGGCACCGAGCCCGACGACGCGACGCTGCGCATGCTGATCCGCAAGGGCACGCTGTCGCTGTCGTTCTTCCCGGTCACCGCCGGGTCGGCGTTCAAGAACAAGGGCGTGCAGCCCCTGCTGAACGCGGTCATCGACTTCCTGCCGAACCCGCTGGACGTGCCCGCCTACATGGGCTTCACGCCGGGCGACGAGACCGAGACGCGCGACATCGAACGCCGTGCGGACGATTCCATGCCCTTCTCGGGCCTGGCGTTCAAGATCATGAACGACCCCTTCGTCGGCTCGCTGACCTTCACGCGCATCTATTCGGGCACGATGAAGAAGGGCGACCAGCTGCTGAACGCGACCAAGGGCAAGCGCGAGCGCGTCGGCCGGATGATGATGATGCACTCGATCAACCGCGAGGAAATCGAGGAAGCCTTTGCCGGCGACATCATCGCGCTGGCCGGTCTGAAGGACACGACCACGGGCGACACCCTGTGCGACCCGGCCAAGCCGGTGGTTCTGGAGACCATGACCTTCCCCGAGCCGGTGATCGAGATCGCCGTCGAGCCGAAGTCCAAGGCCGATCAGGAGAAGATGGGCCTGGCCCTTCAGCGCCTGTCGGCCGAAGACCCGTCCTTCCGTGTGGAAACCGATCTTGAATCGGGCCAGACGATCATGAAGGGCATGGGCGAACTTCACCTCGACATCCTGGTCGACCGCATGAAGCGCGAGTTCAAGGTCGAGGCGAATATCGGTGCGCCCCAGGTGGCCTATCGCGAGACGATCAGCCAGCAGGCCGACATCGACTACACGCACAAGAAGCAGACCGGTGGTACGGGCCAGTTCGCCCGCATCAAGCTGACGATCACGCCGACCGAGCCGGGCGAGGGCTACTCGTTCGAATCCAAGATCGTGGGCGGCGCGGTGCCCAAGGAATACATCCCGGGTGTCGAAAAGGGCATCAAGTCGGTGATGGATTCGGGCCCGCTGGCCGGCTTCCCGGTGATCGACTTCAAGGTCGCGCTGACGGACGGCGCCTTCCACGACGTCGACTCGTCGGTCCTGGCCTTCGAGATCGCGGCCCGCGCCGCGATGCGCGAGGGTTTGCGCAAGGCCGGTGCTAAACTGCTGGAACCGATCATGAAGGTCGAAGTCGTCACGCCGGAGGAATATACCGGTTCGATCATCGGCGACCTGACCAGCCGTCGTGGCATGGTCCGGGGGCAGGACAGCCGCGGCAACGCGAACGTCATCGACTGCTTCGTGCCGCTGGCCAACATGTTCGGCTACATCAACAACCTGCGCTCCATGTCGTCGGGTCGTGCGGTGTTCTCGATGCAGTTCGACCACTACGAGGCCGTGCCGCAGAACATCTCGGACGAGATCCAGAAGAAATACGCCTGA